Proteins from one Carassius gibelio isolate Cgi1373 ecotype wild population from Czech Republic chromosome A25, carGib1.2-hapl.c, whole genome shotgun sequence genomic window:
- the LOC127947128 gene encoding E3 ubiquitin-protein ligase AMFR, translating into MPLLFLERFPWPSLQTYTVLSTVLLAGSMLSAYSSVRDSESEDPQRAPEEDIRPDSVLTHVLMYLITDSLSVWVMVNTACCILMLIAKAIQCIVFGPLRVSEKQHVKDKFWNFVFYKFIFIFGVLNVQRVEEVVLWCLWFSVLIFLHLMVQLCKDRFEYLSFSPTTPMVSHVRVLALLGSVLACCGGLAVLCALAGHLHGMHTVAFMAAECLLVTVRAGHVIIRYSIHLWDLNHEGTWENKSSYIYYTDFTMELTLLCLDLMHHIHMLLFGNIWLSMASLVIFMQLRYLFHEVQRRIRRHKNYLRVIDNMEARFAVATPDELLANNDDCAICWDSMTTARRLPCGHLFHNSCLRSWLEQDTSCPTCRMSLNINEGVRARDEGQRAPLDDNMTAGPGTEARPHLNQHNHFFHFDGSRIASWLPSFSVEVMHTTSILGIAQANNSQLNAMAHQIQEMFPQVPYHLVLQDLQLTRSVEVTTDNILEGRIQVPFPTQTVERTPIQINTSPEDSAGASSSSEVAAPEVEDFEVRGSRFSKSADERQRMLMQRKEELLQRARRRYLHKKTDEGDVFSAPAADNDDAMPSMEDEDSDSLTLRRRRMAAAAERRMQRNEPPPF; encoded by the exons ATGCCTCTGCTGTTTCTGGAGAGGTTCCCCTGGCCCAGTTTACAGACATACACAGTGCTGAGCACAGTTCTGCTGGCCGGGAGCATGCTGAGTGCCTACAGCTCAGTCAGAGACTCAGAGTCCGAGGACCCCCAGCGCGCCCCTGAGGAGGACATCAGGCCGGACAGTGTGCTCACTCACGTGCTGATGTACCTCATCACAGACAGTCTCTCCGTCTGG GTGATGGTGAACACGGCGTGCTGCATCCTCATGTTAATAGCTAAAGCGATCCAGTGCATCGTGTTTGGACCGCTGAGAGTCAGCGAGAAACAG CATGTGAAGGATAAGTTCTGGAACTTCGTCTTCTACAAGTTCATCTTCATCTTCGGCGTGCTGAACGTGCAGCGGGTGGAGGAGGTGGTGCTGTGGTGTCTGTGGTTCTCCGTGCTCATCTTCCTGCATCTGATGGTGCAGCTCTGCAAAGACCGCTTCGAATAC CTCTCGTTCTCTCCCACCACTCCGATGGTCAGTCACGTGCGAGTGTTGGCTCTGCTGGGGTCTGTTTTGGCGTGCTGCGGGGGTCTGGCAGTGCTCTGCGCTCTAGCCGGGCATCTTCACGGCATGCACACTGTCGCTTTCATGGCAGCTGAG TGTTTGCTGGTGACGGTGCGCGCAGGACACGTCATCATACG GTACTCCATTCACTTGTGGGACCTGAACCATGAGGGGACCTGGGAGAACAAGAGCTCGTATATCTACTACACAGACTTCACCATGGAGTTAACCCTCCTCTGCCTGGACCTGATGCATCACATCCACATGCTG CTCTTCGGGAACATCTGGTTGTCCATGGCTAGTCTTGTGATCTTTATGCAGCTGCGCTATCTCTTCCACGAGGTGCAGAGACGAATTCGCCGCCATAAAAACTACTTGCGTGTTATTGACAATATGGAGGCCAG GTTTGCTGTGGCGACGCCTGACGAGCTACTGGCTAATAACGATGACTGTGCCATCTGCTGGGATTCAATGACTACAGCACGCAGGCTGCCCTGTGGACATCTTTTCCATAA TTCCTGTCTGCGCTCCTGGCTGGAGCAGGACACTTCCTGTCCCACGTGCCGTATGTCTCTGAACATCAATGAAGGCGTGAGAGCGAGAGACGAGGGTCAGAGGGCGCCGCTGGATGATAACATGACCGCCGGACCGGGAACAGAGGCCCGGCCGCACCTCAACCAGCACAACCACTTCTTCCACTTCGATG GGTCACGCATTGCCAGTTGGCTGCCGAGCTTCTCTGTGGAGGTCATGCACACCACCAGCATCCTTGGGATCGCACAGGCCAACAACTCGCAGCTCAATGCCATG GCCCATCAGATCCAGGAGATGTTCCCACAGGTCCCTTATCATCTGGTCCTGCAGGATTTACAGCTCACTCGCTCCGTTGAGGTCACCACCGATAACATCCTGGAGGGCAGGATCCAGGTGCCTTTCCCAACACAG ACTGTGGAGCGCACACCCATACAGATAAACACTTCTCCTGAAGACTCAGCGGGTGCCAGCAGCAGTTCAGAGGTCGCTGCCCCCGAGGTGGAAGACTTTGAGGTGCGGGGGAGCCGCTTTTCCAAGTCTGCAGATGAGAGACAGAGGATGCTAATGCAGAGGAAGGAGGAGCTGCTCCAGAGAGCACGCAG ACGTTATCTACACAAAAAAACTGATGAAGGAGATGTGTTTTCTGCTCCTGCTGCTGATAATGACGATGCCATGCCCTCCATGGAGGACGAAGACTCAGATTCACTGACCTTGAGACGGAGAAGAATGGCGGCTGCAGCCGAGAGACGCATGCAGAGGAACGAGCCTCCCCCATTTTGA